The following coding sequences are from one uncultured Desulfobacter sp. window:
- a CDS encoding CHAT domain-containing protein gives MAFMNSRALHLEITKSREPSTGNLITLQISLREPPVWKSVHQEVTVSLDSIDRFCAKASDTINQALPTGRFNGTEDGMLKDLGVLMCNELLPAAIKKRLRETDKKTLILTLDENLVHIPWELICLDSQFLCLKFSMGRWVKTQWDLNRVARQLPTDDCCKLWIIANPGGDLPSAGKEGLTIFRKFSGLKNCLKTAPLSSEICRDDFFLRLADFDIIHFAGHVEYDHDHPSQSAIKLKDSVFKAEEFSKLEGGAPMPSLVFLNACQSAYNENTPPGNKDASFGLTDALIRSGVQHYIGTLWKVSDIHSSTFALNFYDYFFNGCSVGEAVNLARKKSAETQNDFSWASYVLYGDPQETYFPHIAMSPRPAIEKSRPAPEEETSPAPRQTEKVRNHSPEPPPSPPADGTPATNGKKRIMAMIALVCIITAGIVTAGLGYLQKAPLDDWSTPVTLSVSVMEPADETAKFAAHLLESQLHEKCPHIQLLERTDWQLLKQEYEISSSQLVPRQNKLTPELLTAGLFLIIDVNTASAPPTLLMRLAETGTGYIKHNFNAPLNDALLTEQKERLCETVVKTLETDYPLKGRIIKYDGKEILLNIGYDQGVRPGQRFEVVENASILTIETDDDIKARTSFARQAQADKAELTDNWRVRRIYP, from the coding sequence ATGGCATTTATGAACAGCCGGGCGCTTCATCTTGAAATAACAAAAAGCCGCGAACCCTCGACAGGCAATCTCATAACCCTGCAGATCAGCCTGCGCGAACCCCCGGTCTGGAAATCCGTACACCAGGAGGTCACCGTATCCCTGGACAGCATTGACCGCTTTTGCGCAAAAGCGTCAGATACCATCAACCAGGCGCTGCCCACAGGCCGGTTCAACGGGACAGAAGACGGCATGTTAAAAGACCTGGGCGTCCTCATGTGCAACGAGCTGCTTCCCGCCGCCATCAAAAAACGGCTGCGGGAAACCGATAAAAAGACGCTGATCCTCACCCTGGATGAAAACCTGGTCCACATTCCCTGGGAGCTGATCTGTCTGGACAGCCAGTTCCTGTGCCTGAAATTCAGCATGGGCCGCTGGGTGAAAACCCAGTGGGATCTGAACCGGGTGGCAAGGCAACTGCCGACAGATGATTGCTGTAAACTGTGGATCATCGCCAATCCCGGCGGCGATCTGCCCAGTGCCGGAAAAGAGGGGTTAACCATCTTTCGAAAATTTTCCGGTCTGAAAAACTGCCTTAAAACGGCACCCCTCTCCTCTGAAATCTGCCGGGACGACTTTTTTTTAAGGCTGGCGGATTTTGACATCATCCATTTTGCAGGCCATGTGGAGTATGACCATGATCATCCCTCCCAAAGCGCCATCAAGCTCAAAGACAGTGTATTTAAGGCCGAAGAGTTTTCAAAATTAGAGGGCGGCGCCCCCATGCCCTCTCTGGTGTTTCTCAACGCATGCCAGTCGGCGTACAACGAAAATACGCCCCCCGGGAACAAGGATGCATCATTCGGCCTGACCGATGCCCTGATACGCTCCGGGGTCCAGCACTACATCGGCACCCTGTGGAAGGTGTCCGATATCCACAGCAGCACTTTCGCCTTGAATTTCTACGACTATTTTTTCAACGGCTGCAGCGTGGGAGAGGCCGTCAATCTTGCCCGGAAAAAATCGGCTGAAACCCAAAACGACTTTTCCTGGGCAAGCTATGTCCTCTACGGCGATCCCCAGGAGACCTATTTTCCCCACATTGCTATGTCGCCCAGGCCGGCCATTGAAAAAAGCCGCCCCGCACCCGAAGAAGAAACAAGCCCCGCACCCAGGCAAACGGAAAAAGTGCGCAACCACTCCCCTGAACCGCCGCCTTCGCCGCCTGCCGACGGCACACCTGCAACAAACGGCAAAAAACGCATCATGGCGATGATTGCCCTGGTATGCATCATCACAGCAGGCATTGTAACCGCAGGACTGGGGTATCTTCAAAAAGCGCCCCTGGATGACTGGAGCACCCCCGTGACCCTGTCCGTATCCGTCATGGAGCCCGCCGATGAAACGGCAAAATTTGCAGCCCATCTCCTGGAAAGCCAGTTGCATGAGAAGTGCCCCCATATCCAGCTGTTGGAGCGGACCGACTGGCAGCTGCTCAAACAGGAATATGAGATCAGCAGTTCACAACTGGTTCCCCGGCAAAATAAACTCACACCCGAACTTTTGACTGCCGGGCTTTTTCTCATCATTGATGTCAACACGGCCTCAGCGCCGCCCACACTGCTCATGCGCCTGGCAGAGACCGGCACCGGATATATCAAACACAATTTCAATGCGCCCCTGAACGACGCCCTTCTCACGGAGCAAAAAGAGCGGCTCTGTGAAACCGTGGTCAAGACCCTTGAAACAGACTATCCCCTGAAGGGCCGGATCATAAAATACGACGGCAAAGAGATACTGTTAAACATCGGTTATGATCAGGGGGTCCGGCCCGGCCAGCGCTTTGAAGTGGTCGAGAACGCAAGCATTCTGACCATAGAGACAGACGATGATATCAAAGCCCGGACAAGCTTTGCCCGGCAGGCCCAGGCCGACAAAGCAGAATTGACGGACAACTGGCGGGTGCGCAGGATATATCCCTGA
- a CDS encoding outer membrane protein transport protein → MRRMIYKAEVVLLLSLVWGLTIFTPIFADADTIISSGSNINFAFSPNPVGSGARALGFGAFIAVADDATAASWNPGGLVQLKTPEISIVGNYSSQNTDYTFSEANGSQSTSLTDLNYLSFACPFRLWDRHMVVSINYQRLYDFTREVSYRYQFQSPIIDSVTLTTLGSMDYDIEGSYNQSGSLSAVGIAYGFEIIPRYLSIGITVNIWNDDLCDNNWEQSYAGSSVGSYSVGPYSGREEFHYSTRHNFIFKGLNYNLGILWHSSNKKFSLGAVYKSSFTADLKHEFNGQTTGDEATHLTMDEKLEMPMSYGIGTAYRFSDRFTISADIYRTHWEQFILKQEDGTKISAVTAKSEAESDVDPTYQVRLGAEYLLINKNKHYVIPLRMGLFYDPAPADKNPDDYYGFSLGTGFAKGKFIFDIAAQYRFGRGVGDSIFPDHSFSQDVDEFKVYSSIIIHWD, encoded by the coding sequence ATGCGCCGGATGATTTATAAAGCTGAAGTTGTTCTCTTGCTCTCCCTGGTTTGGGGATTGACGATTTTTACACCGATTTTTGCCGATGCTGATACTATAATATCGTCCGGAAGCAATATCAATTTTGCATTTTCACCCAATCCTGTGGGGTCGGGAGCCAGGGCGTTGGGGTTTGGGGCGTTTATAGCAGTGGCGGACGATGCCACGGCCGCGTCATGGAATCCCGGTGGGCTTGTCCAGTTGAAAACCCCGGAGATATCCATTGTGGGAAACTATAGCAGCCAAAACACAGACTACACTTTTTCTGAAGCAAACGGTTCACAGTCAACCTCTTTAACAGACCTCAATTATCTGAGCTTTGCCTGTCCTTTCAGGCTCTGGGATCGCCACATGGTAGTATCAATTAATTACCAGCGGCTTTATGATTTTACGCGAGAGGTAAGTTATCGATATCAATTTCAATCCCCTATCATTGATTCGGTAACTTTGACAACCCTTGGTAGTATGGATTATGATATTGAAGGTAGTTATAATCAATCAGGCAGTCTCTCAGCAGTAGGCATTGCCTACGGATTTGAAATCATTCCCCGGTATCTTTCGATAGGCATTACGGTCAATATATGGAATGACGATCTCTGTGACAATAACTGGGAACAATCCTATGCAGGTTCATCTGTTGGGTCCTATTCCGTGGGGCCCTATTCTGGTCGAGAAGAATTTCACTATTCGACGCGCCATAATTTTATTTTTAAAGGATTAAACTACAATTTAGGGATATTGTGGCACAGCAGCAATAAAAAATTCTCCTTGGGAGCCGTATATAAATCTTCGTTTACTGCCGACCTGAAACATGAATTCAACGGTCAGACCACAGGCGATGAGGCTACGCATCTGACGATGGATGAAAAGCTGGAAATGCCCATGTCCTATGGCATAGGCACTGCCTATCGGTTTTCCGACAGGTTCACGATCTCAGCAGACATTTACAGAACCCATTGGGAACAATTTATTTTAAAACAGGAAGACGGCACAAAAATTTCAGCGGTAACTGCTAAATCGGAAGCCGAATCTGACGTTGATCCCACCTACCAGGTCAGACTGGGTGCTGAATATCTTTTGATCAACAAAAATAAACATTATGTAATCCCCTTAAGAATGGGGCTTTTTTATGATCCCGCTCCTGCAGATAAAAACCCGGATGATTATTACGGATTCAGTTTAGGGACAGGATTCGCCAAAGGAAAATTTATTTTTGACATTGCAGCCCAATATCGCTTTGGCAGGGGTGTGGGCGACTCAATTTTTCCAGATCATAGCTTTTCCCAGGATGTGGATGAATTTAAGGTCTATTCATCCATTATCATCCATTGGGATTAA
- a CDS encoding helix-turn-helix domain-containing protein codes for MRKSISDSITETVRDLNKSGLVDDITLRNIEKLCLPEVKDYSPKNITEIRKRFNLSQAALASVFNISTSTVQKWEQGNKKPTGASRKLLDIMERKGLEALI; via the coding sequence ATGAGAAAATCAATTTCAGATTCAATTACGGAAACCGTAAGGGACTTAAATAAAAGTGGGCTTGTGGATGACATTACTTTAAGAAATATTGAAAAATTATGTCTTCCGGAAGTGAAAGACTATTCCCCCAAAAACATAACCGAAATCCGAAAAAGATTTAATTTAAGCCAAGCTGCGTTAGCAAGCGTTTTCAACATTAGTACCTCTACTGTACAGAAGTGGGAACAGGGGAATAAAAAGCCTACAGGAGCCTCAAGGAAATTGTTGGATATCATGGAAAGAAAAGGCTTAGAGGCTTTAATATAA
- a CDS encoding type II toxin-antitoxin system RelE/ParE family toxin produces MASKQKIPIDDLETALEEVGSGNYEANLGGYIYKKRIRFPGQGKSGSGRTIVCYKKGSRVIFIHGFSKNEKSNLSPKELFVFKELAKILLSFSEREIDIAVQNGDLKEVAT; encoded by the coding sequence ATGGCTTCAAAACAAAAAATACCGATCGATGATTTGGAAACAGCATTGGAAGAAGTCGGCAGTGGAAATTACGAAGCAAATTTGGGTGGGTACATTTACAAAAAAAGAATTCGTTTCCCTGGTCAAGGCAAAAGCGGTAGTGGAAGAACGATTGTTTGCTATAAGAAAGGCAGCAGAGTTATTTTCATCCATGGTTTCTCAAAAAATGAAAAATCAAACCTTTCACCCAAAGAGCTATTTGTCTTCAAGGAACTTGCTAAAATTTTACTTTCATTTTCTGAAAGGGAAATTGATATAGCAGTCCAAAATGGTGATTTAAAAGAGGTGGCAACATGA
- the ltaE gene encoding low-specificity L-threonine aldolase, whose amino-acid sequence MTWIDLRSDTVTRPSDKMRQAMIAAPVGDDVYKEDPTVNLLEEKAAEITGKEASLFCASGTQANLLALMAHCRRGDEYIVGQTAHTYRYEAGGAAVLGSIQPQPLDLEPDGTLDLKKVEKAIKPDDFHFARTRLLCLENTQDGKVLPMAYLKQARQFASDHQIGLHLDGARMFNAAVKLNIEVKDIARFFDTVSCCLSKGLGAPVGSVLCGPASFIKEAEKWRKMLGGGMRQAGILAAAGIYALEHNIDRLTIDHDNASYLARGIADITSLHVNPEAVQTNMVFADIGDNTDALTEHMKTRGIRIDHAPNLRMVTHLDISKNDIHKTVQAFHSFYDGIK is encoded by the coding sequence ATGACGTGGATTGATTTGAGAAGCGACACGGTAACCCGCCCTTCGGATAAAATGAGGCAGGCCATGATCGCTGCCCCTGTGGGTGATGATGTGTACAAGGAAGACCCGACTGTTAATCTGCTTGAAGAAAAGGCGGCGGAAATCACGGGCAAAGAAGCATCTCTTTTCTGCGCATCCGGCACCCAGGCCAATCTACTGGCCCTGATGGCCCACTGCCGACGGGGAGATGAATACATTGTCGGTCAAACGGCGCATACCTATAGATACGAGGCCGGCGGCGCTGCGGTGCTTGGCAGCATCCAACCCCAGCCGTTGGATCTGGAGCCGGACGGGACCCTGGATCTTAAAAAAGTTGAAAAGGCCATTAAGCCCGATGATTTTCATTTTGCCCGGACACGCCTGCTTTGTCTTGAAAATACCCAGGACGGTAAAGTCTTGCCCATGGCCTATTTGAAACAAGCCCGCCAGTTTGCAAGTGATCATCAGATTGGACTGCACCTGGACGGAGCCCGAATGTTTAATGCCGCAGTGAAACTTAACATCGAGGTTAAAGACATTGCCCGGTTTTTTGATACCGTCTCCTGTTGTCTGTCCAAGGGACTGGGCGCACCTGTGGGTTCCGTGTTGTGCGGTCCGGCGTCGTTTATCAAGGAGGCTGAAAAGTGGCGCAAGATGCTTGGCGGCGGTATGCGCCAGGCAGGCATCTTAGCTGCGGCAGGCATTTATGCCCTGGAACATAATATCGACCGGCTTACCATAGATCACGACAATGCCTCATATCTTGCCCGGGGGATTGCCGATATCACCAGCCTGCATGTGAACCCCGAGGCCGTTCAAACAAATATGGTGTTTGCCGACATCGGTGATAACACCGATGCACTGACCGAGCACATGAAGACCCGGGGGATACGCATTGATCATGCCCCAAACCTGCGAATGGTCACACATCTGGATATTTCCAAAAATGATATTCACAAAACCGTGCAGGCGTTTCATTCATTTTATGATGGCATTAAATGA
- a CDS encoding glycerophosphodiester phosphodiesterase family protein produces MPGGVEIIAHRGARSLAPENTLAAARLARKLGAHRWETDAVLTRDGQLVLFHDESLTRCTNAAQVFGYDPLAPEKTVCPGRRAMDRLDSHCLDDLKLLDAGSWFERDDPFSTVAGIDPQRVAGFAGQPIPCLYDGLVLTKALDWYINVELKDHGRGPESNYHPERVLSELARSGISPDRVTLSSFNHDWLRFIRKHAPEYELQALVGACDDHPLNLDDALFTGTEFEVLNINALLVHPSDIQRLKQAGKRINLFTVNDPGDYQRFVDAGVDGIFTDFPQYFI; encoded by the coding sequence ATGCCCGGGGGTGTTGAGATCATCGCCCACCGCGGGGCCAGGAGTCTGGCCCCGGAAAATACCCTGGCGGCTGCCCGTTTAGCCCGCAAACTGGGTGCGCACCGTTGGGAAACCGATGCCGTACTGACCCGGGACGGGCAATTGGTGCTCTTTCATGATGAATCCCTGACCCGGTGCACCAACGCCGCCCAGGTGTTTGGGTATGATCCCCTGGCACCAGAAAAAACAGTTTGTCCAGGTCGGCGCGCCATGGACCGACTGGACAGCCATTGTCTGGATGATCTTAAATTATTGGACGCAGGCAGCTGGTTTGAACGCGATGATCCTTTTTCAACGGTTGCCGGCATTGACCCGCAGCGCGTGGCCGGTTTCGCCGGGCAACCGATTCCTTGTTTGTACGATGGGCTTGTGTTAACCAAAGCACTCGACTGGTACATCAATGTTGAGCTCAAAGACCATGGTCGTGGGCCTGAATCAAATTATCATCCGGAGCGGGTTCTGTCTGAACTGGCCCGATCCGGTATCTCACCCGATCGGGTGACCCTTTCCTCTTTCAATCATGATTGGCTTCGTTTTATCCGAAAACATGCCCCCGAATATGAACTCCAGGCCCTTGTGGGGGCGTGTGATGACCACCCCCTGAATCTTGATGATGCTTTATTTACCGGTACAGAATTTGAAGTGCTCAATATAAATGCTTTGCTGGTTCATCCGTCAGACATCCAGAGGCTGAAACAGGCCGGCAAACGTATCAATTTGTTCACGGTAAATGATCCGGGCGATTACCAGCGATTTGTTGACGCCGGGGTTGATGGCATATTTACGGATTTTCCCCAATACTTCATTTAA
- a CDS encoding zinc ribbon domain-containing protein encodes MPIYEFKCSKCEEFFEVIVMGSQDDKEVSCPKCSSNEFQRVVSATNYAMGSSGSAGQGQGVHTQERTCSSGSCKTYTVPGV; translated from the coding sequence ATGCCGATATATGAATTTAAATGCAGCAAGTGCGAAGAATTTTTTGAAGTGATTGTCATGGGGTCCCAGGACGACAAAGAGGTCTCCTGCCCCAAATGCAGTTCCAATGAGTTCCAGCGGGTGGTCTCGGCCACCAACTACGCCATGGGGTCGTCAGGAAGTGCAGGCCAGGGCCAGGGCGTTCATACCCAGGAGCGCACCTGTTCAAGCGGCTCCTGTAAGACCTACACGGTTCCAGGGGTCTAA
- the recN gene encoding DNA repair protein RecN — protein MLHALVIKNFAIIEDLRIEFGSGLSVLTGETGAGKSIIIQAVNLLLGSRASADLVRTGKENAELEAVFDIAADSHAAQLMADQDMDIDDGLIIRRVVSAEGKSRIYVNSRQTTLDFLKQVTQNLAGVSSQHAHQGLLKEDQHLDILDEFAQTFDLRNDVAALYRQIVPLKKEIAELKAGKEKAEKELELLQFQVDEIESADIRPGEDDELIQKRDHLQNAGQIFEAVNGAVHNLYDREGSVLDEISGMSARFGRFCDSDEKLGALARRLDEISYELQDLVSELRSFAAGVDLDPQSLDQVDQRLDQITKLKRKYGGSIDTIFEQYRNMAGNVAAIQGIEGRIAKLEQDQEQLVEQIRQKAKALSMRRQKEALALARLAKAELAALEMGRARFEVDFSTEPGADPGELVSGDNEKIFATGMDRVRFLLTPNPGEAPKPLAKIASGGELSRIVLALKAVLCRDHSFETLIFDEVDAGIGGATSDKVGLKLKELGKVQQVICITHLAQIARYGNHQFRITKQVSGGRTATRITPLTCQEDRVKELARMIGGSRITDATLAHAKELLDTARAS, from the coding sequence ATGCTGCACGCCTTGGTCATAAAAAACTTTGCGATCATTGAGGATCTGCGCATTGAATTCGGTTCCGGCCTCTCTGTCCTGACAGGGGAGACCGGTGCCGGTAAATCAATTATCATCCAGGCCGTTAACCTGCTTTTGGGCTCCAGGGCCTCTGCGGATCTGGTGCGCACCGGAAAAGAGAACGCCGAACTGGAGGCCGTGTTTGACATTGCCGCAGATTCCCATGCCGCACAGCTCATGGCGGATCAGGACATGGACATTGATGACGGCCTGATTATCCGGCGGGTGGTCTCTGCCGAAGGCAAAAGCAGAATTTATGTCAATTCCCGCCAGACCACCCTGGATTTTTTAAAGCAGGTCACCCAGAACCTGGCCGGTGTGTCCAGCCAGCATGCCCACCAGGGGCTGCTCAAAGAAGATCAGCATCTGGATATCCTTGATGAATTTGCCCAGACCTTTGATCTGAGAAACGATGTGGCGGCCTTATACCGTCAGATTGTTCCCCTAAAAAAAGAGATTGCCGAACTGAAAGCCGGCAAGGAGAAGGCTGAAAAGGAGCTGGAATTGCTCCAATTCCAGGTGGATGAAATTGAATCCGCCGATATCCGGCCGGGCGAAGATGATGAGCTCATTCAAAAACGTGACCACCTGCAGAATGCCGGGCAGATTTTTGAGGCCGTCAATGGGGCGGTGCATAATTTATATGACCGGGAAGGCTCGGTGCTCGATGAAATTTCAGGGATGTCCGCCCGGTTTGGCAGGTTTTGCGACTCCGATGAAAAGCTGGGTGCCCTGGCCCGGCGCTTGGATGAAATCTCCTATGAACTCCAGGATCTTGTGTCGGAGTTAAGGTCCTTTGCCGCAGGCGTTGATCTGGACCCCCAGTCCCTGGACCAGGTGGACCAGCGCCTGGATCAGATTACAAAACTCAAGCGCAAATACGGCGGCAGCATTGATACCATATTTGAGCAATACCGGAATATGGCAGGCAATGTGGCCGCCATCCAGGGGATCGAGGGCCGTATCGCGAAACTGGAGCAAGACCAGGAGCAACTGGTGGAACAGATTCGCCAAAAGGCTAAGGCCTTGTCCATGCGGCGGCAAAAGGAAGCGTTGGCCCTGGCCCGTCTGGCAAAGGCCGAGCTTGCTGCCCTTGAAATGGGCCGGGCCCGTTTTGAGGTTGATTTTTCCACGGAACCGGGCGCCGACCCTGGCGAACTTGTCTCCGGGGATAACGAAAAAATATTTGCCACAGGTATGGATCGGGTGCGGTTTTTACTCACCCCAAATCCCGGGGAGGCCCCAAAGCCTTTGGCAAAAATAGCCTCGGGCGGAGAGTTGTCCCGTATTGTCCTGGCCCTTAAGGCCGTGCTTTGCCGGGACCACTCCTTTGAAACCCTGATTTTTGATGAGGTGGATGCCGGTATCGGCGGTGCCACATCCGATAAGGTGGGACTGAAACTAAAGGAGCTGGGCAAAGTTCAGCAGGTGATCTGTATCACCCATCTGGCCCAGATAGCCAGGTACGGCAACCACCAGTTCAGGATAACCAAACAGGTGTCAGGGGGCAGGACCGCCACCCGCATCACCCCATTGACCTGTCAGGAAGACCGGGTAAAGGAACTGGCCCGTATGATCGGCGGCAGCCGGATCACCGATGCCACCCTTGCCCATGCCAAAGAACTTCTTGATACGGCCAGGGCGTCTTGA
- a CDS encoding nucleoside recognition domain-containing protein: protein MPHPVPRNPEAGPPRRVQAAVKTGLKKGWSGLIWLVKILVPVSLATALMVHYQLLHHIDFLLQPMMGMIHLPASAAVVLVIGIFTGIYGTVAALSVMPFAMPHMILIAVFTLISHNLIQESLVQANSGLRFSTAVVFRLVISFIVTMICGWIMGVDPGSAGAAGVPAAQSSGGPLSAMLIDWAPGTAWLCLKIFCIIMPLMVVMELARTFHVIEAVTRITAPVLRLLGLDRSCALLWMTAAIFGLAYGAAVIVEETKNNAHDPQTLTRLHLSIGINHAMIEDPSLFLPLGVPVLWLWIPRLVAAMAAAWLHMGFSSARRFYAARLGHKKLCDH, encoded by the coding sequence ATGCCTCATCCGGTTCCCCGAAATCCTGAAGCCGGCCCCCCTAGGCGGGTGCAGGCTGCTGTTAAAACCGGTTTAAAAAAAGGGTGGTCCGGCCTGATCTGGCTGGTCAAGATTCTTGTGCCTGTCTCCTTGGCAACGGCGTTAATGGTGCACTATCAGCTGTTGCACCATATTGACTTTCTTTTACAGCCCATGATGGGCATGATTCATCTGCCGGCCTCTGCGGCGGTTGTGCTGGTGATCGGGATTTTTACGGGTATTTACGGCACGGTAGCCGCCCTGTCCGTTATGCCGTTTGCCATGCCGCACATGATTTTGATTGCCGTGTTTACCCTGATTTCACACAACCTGATCCAGGAGAGTCTGGTCCAGGCCAACTCCGGATTGCGGTTTTCAACCGCGGTGGTGTTCCGTCTGGTCATCTCTTTTATCGTCACCATGATCTGCGGGTGGATCATGGGGGTGGACCCGGGCAGTGCCGGGGCCGCCGGTGTGCCGGCTGCGCAGTCTTCTGGGGGGCCGCTGTCCGCCATGTTGATTGACTGGGCCCCAGGCACGGCCTGGCTCTGTTTAAAAATTTTTTGTATTATCATGCCCTTGATGGTGGTCATGGAATTGGCCAGAACCTTTCATGTGATTGAGGCGGTGACCCGCATTACAGCGCCTGTTTTAAGACTCCTGGGATTGGACAGGTCCTGTGCACTGCTCTGGATGACCGCAGCCATCTTCGGCCTGGCTTACGGGGCCGCCGTCATCGTTGAGGAGACAAAAAATAACGCCCATGATCCCCAAACCCTGACCCGGCTTCACCTGTCCATCGGGATCAATCATGCCATGATTGAGGATCCCTCATTGTTTCTGCCTTTGGGGGTGCCTGTACTCTGGTTGTGGATCCCCAGGCTTGTGGCTGCCATGGCTGCTGCCTGGCTGCATATGGGTTTTTCTTCGGCAAGGAGATTTTATGCTGCACGCCTTGGTCATAAAAAACTTTGCGATCATTGA
- a CDS encoding conjugal transfer protein TraB codes for MKSADEHILRVTKEIIVKFIEMGRLSPSNVHESFKDVYKTVNDTVKKNLDPPQDASSGSPKS; via the coding sequence ATGAAATCTGCTGACGAACATATACTCAGAGTTACCAAGGAAATTATAGTCAAGTTCATTGAGATGGGCCGGCTGTCACCTTCCAACGTCCACGAATCTTTTAAGGATGTTTACAAGACCGTCAATGACACCGTGAAAAAGAATCTGGATCCGCCCCAAGATGCCTCATCCGGTTCCCCGAAATCCTGA
- a CDS encoding TraB/GumN family protein: MTENSTDHNDIHTLEQNGKQIIIIGTAHVSRHSAQLVSDTIDSEQPDTVCVELCNNRLSSIRDKDRWQNMDIVKIIKEKKALMLFMNLLLAAFQKKIADKFGIKPGQEMINAIEAADETGATIVPADREIQITLSRIWRGMGLWEKTKLIFSILLSFGQSDEIEETDIEKMKHQDILQSLLSELKEDHPMIGEVLINERDQFLAESIRTAPGDKIVAVVGAAHVPGILKYIESDTPIDLAALNTLPPAGKMGKVLKWLIPGLIVMLFIAGFLMEGKVAGTDMIWIWVLANGVFAGIGALIALAHPYTIFSSILAAPLTSLNPMIAAGWVAGLVEAFARKPKVRDLEAIPEDITSVKGFWRNNVTRILLVVVFTNLGSSIGTMTALPLMIKLLS, translated from the coding sequence ATGACCGAAAACTCCACAGACCACAACGACATTCATACGCTTGAGCAGAACGGCAAACAGATTATTATCATCGGGACTGCCCATGTATCCCGGCACAGTGCCCAACTGGTTTCGGATACCATCGATTCAGAGCAGCCCGACACCGTATGTGTTGAACTGTGCAACAACCGCCTCTCCAGCATCCGGGATAAAGACAGATGGCAGAACATGGATATTGTAAAAATCATCAAGGAAAAAAAAGCCCTGATGCTGTTTATGAATCTTCTGCTGGCCGCGTTCCAGAAAAAAATAGCCGATAAATTCGGCATAAAGCCCGGCCAGGAGATGATCAATGCCATTGAGGCCGCAGACGAGACCGGGGCGACCATCGTTCCTGCGGACAGGGAAATCCAGATCACCCTCTCCCGGATATGGCGGGGCATGGGGCTCTGGGAAAAGACCAAATTAATTTTCTCCATACTGCTCTCTTTTGGCCAGTCCGATGAAATTGAAGAGACAGATATCGAAAAAATGAAGCACCAGGACATCCTGCAGTCCCTGCTTTCAGAACTCAAAGAAGACCACCCCATGATCGGGGAAGTGCTCATCAACGAACGGGACCAGTTCCTGGCCGAAAGTATTCGAACTGCCCCGGGAGACAAAATTGTGGCCGTTGTGGGCGCAGCCCATGTGCCGGGCATTTTAAAATATATTGAATCGGACACCCCCATAGACCTTGCAGCCCTCAACACCCTGCCCCCTGCCGGTAAAATGGGAAAGGTATTGAAATGGCTTATCCCCGGCCTGATCGTCATGCTTTTTATTGCCGGTTTTCTCATGGAGGGCAAGGTGGCCGGAACCGACATGATCTGGATCTGGGTTCTGGCCAACGGTGTTTTTGCAGGTATCGGCGCCCTCATTGCCCTGGCCCACCCATATACCATTTTTTCCTCCATCCTAGCCGCCCCGCTGACCTCCTTGAACCCCATGATTGCAGCCGGCTGGGTGGCAGGTCTTGTTGAGGCATTCGCCCGCAAACCCAAGGTGCGGGACCTTGAGGCGATTCCCGAGGATATCACGTCGGTGAAAGGATTCTGGCGCAATAATGTGACACGGATTCTGCTGGTGGTGGTATTCACCAACCTCGGCTCATCCATAGGCACCATGACGGCCCTGCCGCTGATGATCAAACTGCTGTCCTGA